From the Lathyrus oleraceus cultivar Zhongwan6 chromosome 3, CAAS_Psat_ZW6_1.0, whole genome shotgun sequence genome, the window GAATTAGTCGATTCAATAGACAGATAAAACAATTGAATTTTTTATAAAAAGGCTTAATTCTAATTATTTCAATAAAATATGAGTTATctattcattttaattttttttttatacAAAAAAAACCATTATAAGAAGGGATTCATTacacaaaataaaaataaatttcCTTGTAGCTAAATTGAATCTGATATTTATGGGCAAGATAGCCTTTACTTTCTTCTCAAAATAAATATGATTTTCAATATCTTTCACGGGTAAGGTATGGCAAGTCTTCCCAACAGAGGGCTACCTGCTACAGTGACCAATCCCCACTGTCACGTGCCACTGTATCTATTCAAATTTCAAGTAATATTCACCAAATTATATGAGTTATGAATTTATACCAAACAGTATTTATAGGGTGAACAGTgttttattaataaaataatttaaatatttatttttaataaaaaatattcataaaaaacatttttttaaaattaattttataataaaatataatatttattattaatcaattttattattatattaatcacaaaaatatatattattaacCACGTATTTTCCTCCTAATAGTTTATTAACCGACTTCACTATTTCATTAACCAATAAAAAACATCATATTAACCAAATTCTGACATTAATTTATGaattaaattataaattaatatCAGAATTTGGTTAATAGTATGTGTTTTATTGATTAATAAAATAGTGAAATTGGTTAATAAGATATTATAAAAATATGTgattaataaatatatttttttgattaatAGAATAATAAATTTGGTTAATgataaatattatatttttattataaaattaaattttaaaaatatataatttaaaaatatttttttatttaaaataaaattttaatattattttattaaaaaaacaatATTCACCGTATAAATACGGCGAATAGTATTGATGTAAGTATTAGTGTAACAATTTAGGTGTAGGAATAGCATAACTCAAATTATATACATCATCTTTCTAAGTTTTTCCTTTTTTCTATTAGATAGATCATGCAACTTTCGTCTAACAAAATCATACACTAATTAATAATgtttttttaaaatgaaaataaagTATCTCACTTACAATTGCAAGACTCATctcttaaataaataaataaaactatAATGACCAATAAAATTCTTCATTAATTTTTTTAATAGTAAAGTACATTTAGTATTAAATTCAAACATAACATTAAACCTGAACAAATAAAAAGGATGATTGACCATATAATATTAAGGTTGGCAAAACGGACCGTCCGCCCCACCTCGTCCCGTCATGCCTTAAATCCGTCAAAAAAGGGACGAGACGAGAAAATCCGTCAAATAAAATTGAACTTAAAAATCTAGCTTGTTCCATTAAGATGACGGGTTGGTGGACGACGGACTTACCCgtctattttttatttatttatttttcattttttaatagattaatacgcttatttttacattttcattaaatttttcacttattttttagaatatttttttataaaatatcTTTTAAACAAATTTTACTTAAAAAAATATTGCGTATAAtcacaaataaatatataaaatagaATCATCAACAAATATTCTAAAACTATAGTTCAAGTATTAATCTTCAACCAACgaaaataaatattttgagtGATTGATAACTAGGTTGACGCCCGTTCTTTTTTTTTGGCGGACTTAAGACGGTGTAAGTTTAAAGCGAGACGGTTTGAGCAGGTAGACGGGTACAAAATCCCAACCCAACCCGTCATTTTTTGACGGATGTGCGAGTCTACTCGGTGGGCCACGATCCGTTTTACAACCCCTAATATTAAGGATGGTAAAACGGCTAAACACATAGTATGTTCATTTTACTCTTTTTTTAGAAGAACCATGATTTTAAAATTGTACTATGTGATATTTTCACTCTGCTCGTCCCGTTTTTTTCGAGTGCGATCATTAAcataatttttataatttttaaattaaaaaaatacagTGCTCGAGGATCTGTTCatcttcattttttttcatgaCAGATCAAGATTTTAAATCAACATCTACCAAATATTCACTATATTATATTTTTTTCAGACTTTTGCGAAACGATCTAACGAGATAGGTATTTCCTTTGGCAACTATCATTATTAGGGGTGGCAAACAGACATGTCCGCCCCGTTTAGAACCATCCCGTAAAAGTCCGCACAAAAATTGAACGGGACGGGACGAACATAGTTGAAGATGCGAGTCTGAAACTCATGTCCACCTCGCAAAAGAGTGAGGGTGTGATAGGGAAATCCAAAGATATTGCATATTTTAAAcctaaaaatacaaaaaattatatatataCTACTGCCCATAAAAATCCGTGAAAAAAACAGACAGAAAGAAACAGACATAATAAAAGATGAGAGTCTAAATCCTTAATCCGTCGAACACTAAAAAACGGGTAAAACGAACATGTCCAACAAACCGAACCCGTTTTAATAGCCTAGTGATAACTAATACTTTCAAGACTTACCTAAAAAACAAATAGAGTGGTagaaaatagaaaagaaaaagTCACCACTCTTATTTTCCATCTAAGTAACATTTAACTTTTTTCTTTTAACAAAACAAATTTACAATATTAGCCAGTGACCTAAAAAAATTAATTGCCCCTCACGGATCTGAAATTGCTCTTAACTAAATTCTATTTATGGGGCTTAGCAATTTTATTCAAAATATAAATCTTAAATATTTACCTACTTTATTaccctttattttatttttcttcttcttcattattattatttaattattgtatttgtagttgtggtatttattttattttctgcTTTACAGCTTTTTTCCTATTAaatttttttcacttttcaattCAACAAGCTTTGGAAAAAACAACCACCCAACAAGATTTTTTTTCAACTTCTGAAATTTGTAAGTTGTTCTGAATTTCTGAACTTCTTGTTTCCTATCTTTTCtactttttttttgtttttaatttaataattttCACTTTTTGATATGAGTGAGCTAGTTAAGTTCTTGATGGAGCTGAAAGAAAATCAAAGTGACATGTCATGATCTTTGTATTCTGAAGAATATCCAGTTTTTGATACTGGTAAGTAAAAAACAATtatattcattttaatttttttttctttttctaattttgagtttcagctttttgtttttttaaaactTTTGAAAAATGCTGAACATGAAGCTGATTTTTGCAAAAGGGTGTAGTTTATTTTTCTAACTTTAGTAAAAgcctttgaatttttttaatgaCTTTTGTACTGTTTTAATTAAGCTCAGGGTTAAGAAATATTTTAAGTAAATGAGTGGTTTTTTAATCAAAACTGCTATGAATGTTTAGTTGAAAATTTCTATTTTTAATCATGTTTTTTAGATCCTAAATTTGCAAAATATCTCACTAAatttttttaaatgttttttttttgtcttttgtTGGGAGATTAATTTCTGATTTTTACTGCTTGAAAGTTAGAACATTTGCAAGGAAACAACAAcatttgttgttgtttttgtatgtgttttttatttttgtaatttaTGAAGTTCTAAATAGATCTATGAAAATTCAGCTAAACaataaacaaaaaacaaaaaaccAAAGTTTGTGTTTCTTACTTTTTTTTCTTCATTATCTGTGAGAATCCTTTAATGTGTTTTTCACTTATGCTTCTCTACTTCTTTGCATGTTCAAGAAATTTGTATGGGTTTGttaatttttgttgttgttgtaatAATGATCCATTTAGTTTCTAAGTACTTTTTTGATTGGTTTTTGTTATCATCATGCAGATTTTGGTTTGATTGTATAGACATAAGACGGAAAAGTTTGAAATTTGCATGGAAGGGAGAGAAGGTAGCAGCACTGGAGTTACGGTGATAGGAGCGGAAGCTCCGTCGGCATATCATATGGTGCCGAGGAGTGAAGTTCCTCCGAGCCAGCATGGTCCTGTTTCTGAATCAGGAGGTGGAGCTATTGGTGTCTCGCCGGTGAGTTTGGTAATGGATGGAGGGGCAATCAAGAAAAAAAGAGGTAGACCGAGGAAATATGGGTCAGACGGGTCGGTTTCTGCTGTGGCGTTATCGCCTTTGCCGATCTCGTCTTCAGGTCCTTTTTCTAGTGAGTTTTCGTCGGGGAAGCAAGGGAAACCGAAGGGGATGGAGTTCAAGCAGTCGAAGAAAGTTGGAGGCGATCCGTTTGGTAAATTTGTTTTGATGCCTTTGGTGCTGTTAATCGAAATAGAGTTCAATTCAACTCAGTTCTGTTAATAGCTATTGTTGTTACTTTTGCAGGTGACTCGGTTGGAACCAACTTTATGCCGCATATCATTACCGTCAACGCTGGCGAAGTAAGCGCGAGAGATAACATTAACATTTTCGAAGTCTTAAATATGCATAGAATGCCAATTATGTAATGTTATTTACTTACTTTTTTGTGGTTTTCAGGACATTACAATGAAGGTTATATCTTTTTCCCAACAAGGACCGCGAGCTATATGCATCTTATCCGCAAGCGGTGTGATTTCAAACGTTACGCTTCGCCAGCCCGATTCTTCTGGTGGAACTTTGACCTATGAGGTACTGCTCATTGTTTTACTTTATAACTTTCCGATTTGAGATTGATACAAAATCTCGTGTTAAATGTTTTGTATGTGTTTTTTTGCTAGGGCCGGTTTGAGATACTTTCGCTGTCTGGATCGTTCATGCCTACCGAGAGTCAAGGAACGAGAAGCCGGTCGGGTGGAATGAGTGTTTCTTTGTCAAGCCCCGACGGTCGTGTTGTAGGCGGTGGAGTTGCGGGTCTTCTAGTAGCTGCCAGTCCTGTGCAGGTAAACATTTATCACCATATCCGTATGGTTGATTGATTTGATTTTATCTTTTGATAATCACTTATGTTATAAGCGCTTATCAGGTGGTGGTTGGAAGTTTTCTGCCAAGTAACCAGCAAGACCAGAAACCAAAGAAACCGAAATCTGATTACTCAGCAGCCACCTTAACCGCACCTATTGCAGTGTCTTCCGCGCCGCCACCAACCAATGGCGAAAGGGAAGATGTCATGTGTGGTGGACACTTAGTACAAAATTCCGGAACACTTAACTCAAACCTTACTTCTCCCTCGGCCTTTCGTCGAGAAAATTGGGTTAACATGCACTCCATGCCGGACTCATTGAAGTCTGCAACCGATATTAACATATCTTTGCCCGATAATTAAGTCGATAATCAAATAAAACCGGTGTTGTTGACTACATTCATAACTGAGCTGTTTATTTAATGTTTTTCAGTGTTGTTCTGTACTATGTAGATTGTTTCAAACAAGTTATGTATTGTCTGATAATTACCTAGGATGAAGTAGTTGTATGTTGCAGCTATGTTCCTTTGTTTGATAGAGTTTATATTATGTCGGCTGATTAAGGTAGTGTGTAGGCTAATTTGGATGTAATATTTGTTACAATCTGAATTTGTTGAAGCTTAATTTGATGTTCTAAGTCCCAACCTAGTTAATGTTTGTATTATTTGTCTAATAGAAATATTATAGTTTTGATACATATGAATATGTTGGGAAGAATGGCTGAGTTAAAGAAAATAGAGAAATAAAATAAGAGATGATTCAATCGTTTAGAATTGTTTCAATAATGATAAGATGGGTATTATTATGAATACATGATGATTTTGTATTTTGATCATGAACAATTAACAAACTTAACTAAGTTGTAATAAAATTAATTAACTAATAATGATTTATAACTAAATATAACAATCAATAATTGTAAATATGGAGTTTTTTCTCTTTAAAACTTCCACCACTCATCTGCAAATAAAAAATTATCTACATTAGCATATACATAAACTGTTTCAAACGACCAATAATTATAAAAAATGAACTTCCACCACCCTAAGTGAAGTTAATGTCGACATTTGTTTAATTGTTGCACATATTCCAAAGAGACCTCCAACGTTGTTGTATTGTGCCAAATGAACTAAAATCATATCTTCCATGTCATGACATTCAGTGTGTCTAAATGTGTTTACAAAGCTCTCTAATCAATTTCTAGTTTACTATAAAAAATATTTAGGATTCAAGATGATAACCTCAAAATGCAATTGATAGTTAAGTTGACACTACTGTCTTTATTAATGATTGAAAATACATCGATAAATTTGCTTGAATTAAAattgattatatatatatatatatatatatatatatatatatatatatatatatatatatatatatatatatatatatatatatatatatatatatatataatccaTTACAAAATTATTTTCATTATCAACCATTTTTAACACACTTACGAAAGTGTCATGATCTAAGAGTGTAGATAATATCATTTTAAAATGATGGTATAAGTATAATACAAGTTGCTCTCTTTCCTTTAGGATCCCTGAAACACTTGGAACTCACCAAATATTCACAAGTGGACCTCTCTCTAATTTTTGTTTTTAGTTTATGGAACATTTGTAAAGTAAGTAAAATAGTATCAAATCTTGTGACACCATTTCTAACTAATTCAAAATTTTGAGTGACCTTTCTCATTAGATTCAAAGCAAATATATCGTTATACATGTACCCCACAACACTAATTCGTATAACCTTATGAAATCTTGGAGTATTTTCTTTATCTTCTAAATAAGGTCTATACAATGGGCATCACATGGAGTCCAAAACATGTGTTGCATCTTTAAAGTTAGTTCTTTGTCGGCCAACACATAACTACATCCATTATTAGCAATTAATTGAACAATATTTTTCACCAATTTTCGTGCAAAAGTGTCCAATAGCTCATGTAGCCTATCCATTGTCTTAGTGTATTCAGAAGCATGAACATTTTTCACAAACATGATTCGCGCCAGAGAATTGACTAAGAAATTTATCAAGATTCTACCTTTTCTATTTGTCTAACTGTATAACATAATCGAACATCCATATTTAACCTGATGCACTTCATAATTCTTCAAAAAACCTTTGGTACATTCCAATTCTTTTTTGAAGGAGTGGGACCCTAATTTCATGAAAGCTTGGAGGTTTCAAATGAAGACCATATGTTCTAACAACTTCCAGCATCAACTTAAAGCTTTTTGCTCTGTCTACATTAAAGGaaatttaatttgaataaaaaatcTAAGTAATATATTGTATAGTTATTGCCCTATTTTCTTTGTCACACGCATCATTGATGCTTGTTTTCACTGTGTCCTTTATCTTCGTGAGCATTAGATCCGATCGATCTTTTGTCTTCTTGAAAGCATGTGAATAGGTCTTAGCTAAGTTCAAATTCCCCCTATTTTCTCAATGTTATCACTATCATCTTCATCCATTTGCACTAGAATCTCTTGtacttttttttaaaaaattatttttttatcCAAATCATCTTGTAACATTGCTTTAATATCTAATAGTGTTTTGAAGCAAAAAGCTACATCACCCTTTATTAACAATTGATGTCTTTTTGCTATATTTATTCCTCAACTAGTAGTGAGATTACAAAAATCACATGTCACCTTTTTCTTATTATTTAGATTATTCTAATGGTTAAATTGTCATGTTATGTCAATGTTACTACCAATTGGTTTAAATGCTTGGCCATAAGAGACTGCCGATGTAGAATTTAGAGATGGGTAGATGTTGGGAAAATAATATCGATATAATAAAGTATAATCGGTTTCTTGATCGGAAAGAAACTCACAAGGATAGAAAAAATGGAAGCAAGAAGAACACAATAAATTGGTTATAAACTGCTATTCTTTAACTTCTCTTTGAAAtaagattacaagtgttacagaatagcaaataacctctctcaTCCTAATTAGAATTTGCATTATACAATGATGAGAGACtaatatgctatttataagaaaactaacacactaaactaatgaCCTTTTAAACGCATGCCCATTACACAAGTTAACTTAGAgacaagctaacttaaacaattaCGCATAACAAACAAGCCCAATTCGACATGTTAACAATCCTAACATATTTTGACTATAATATATGAACAGACTTCGACAACATGCTAAGGTCCTGTcgaattgtcgaaccaagaagctacccttcgaccatactagagttcaatccaatatctcacaaataTCCACCATGGAACAAACTCTATACCATTAATGGAACAAAGTAGCTTTCGTCATGCAACTTTATTAACGACATACAGTGGAAAAGCTTGCAACTTGGTAATGCCTTGGTGGTCATATCAGTAACATTGTGATCTGTCAAAACCTTCAGCACTTGGACTTCTCCATGCTCGATTACCCCTCTGATGAAATGCAGCCTCACATCGATGTTCTTGGTTCGCTCATGATAAGATGAATTCTTCGACAGGTGTATagcactttgactatcacatttaacagtgataacttgaccttgaagtttcagctccttagcaaaaccttcaagccaTAATGCTTCTTTCACAGTTTCAATGAGGGCGATATGTTTCGCTTCAATGGTTGATAAGGCAGTAACCTTCTGAAGTGTTGCTTTCCAACTGATTGTtgtgccaaacatagtgaacacatatccaGAAATAGTTTTTCAGGAATCCATACAACCTGCATAGTCAAAGTCGACATACCCTTCGATTTTTGCTTTACTATTTTCACCACATGTGCCACCATAAACCAGGACTCTATTTAGAGACACATTTATGTACCTTATAATCCACTTCAATGCTTTCCAGTGAGCCTTTCCAGGATTCTCCATGCACCTGCTTACAAGACTTACTGCATATGATATATCGGGTCTAGTACGTACCATAACATACATTAAAGAACCTATTATGCTAGCATATGGTATGctattcatataagctctttcgACCTCAGTATTGGGACACTGATTTGTACTCATCTTGAATTAAGGGTTTGTCGGAGACACAACAGGCTTTGAATTCGACATACCAAATTTGTCGAGAATCTTCTGtaggtatgtctcttgagataTAATTTTAACTACTTTTTGTCTCTTcggatgtcaatcccaagaatcctAGATGCGGCTCCCAGATCCTTCTTATCGAACTCCTTATTGAGTTCATCCTTCACCTTCATTACATCCTCGACATTGTTGCTTGCTATGAGAATATCATCCAtataaagcaacaaaataacaaatgaatttccaagTCGAAATCCGAAGTAAACACAATGGTCGAACTGACTTCTAATGAAACCTATGTGTGCCATGAACTTGTTGAATCTCCTATTCCACTGTCGAGGAGGTTGTTTCAATTCATATAAAGATCTATTCAGCTTGCGCATATAGTCTTCCTTTCCCTTTTCTGCATACCCTTCAGTTTGCCTCATAAGGATGGTTTCATCTAGATCTCCATACAAGAAAGCAATATTCACATTCATTTGTTCCAGTTCTAGGTCGAACTGTGCCACCATGGCAAGTAACATTCGAATGGACCTGTGCTTCACAACAGGAGAGACCATATCATTAAAGTCGACACCTTCTTTCTGAGTGAAACCCCTTGTGACCAATCTTTCCTTGTATCTCTTCGACTCACTCCTTAGATTCATtccttaactttgaaaatccaTTTACAGCTGACTAACCTAGCTCCAACAAGTTTCTTGATCAGTTCCCAAGtgtggttatcatgaagagacttcATCTTATCATCCATGGCCTTCAACTATTCAATCTTATTTTGACTCCTCATAACTCCCTTGAagtctctaggttcttcatctaAAACCTCGCTTGCAGAGATTAAGGCATAATTATGAGATTTGCATATCCAAGTCTTTGAGGTGGTTTGATAACTCTTCTTGGCTTATCTCTTGCCAACAGGTAGTCATCGATAGTTTCCTCAACTTCCTCAGTATCTTCAGTATCTTGTGATTCTTCTTCAACTTGATATGGGATACGCAATTCAGCATCGACACGCTCCACCTCAACAAGAATCTCTTCATGTTCCATCTCTTCTTCAAAGATTTATGCACTTTGATTAACGTCATCAGTTTTCTTTAAATTCATCTCAGCTTCATTGTAAACTACATCTCGATTGGTGATACACCTCCTGTGACTTGGATCTAGGAATTATAGCCTATAAGCTTTGACTTCTTCAGGGTATCCCATGAACATGCATCTTAGAGCTCTAGGTTCGACCTTGTCTTGCCTGTTGTGAGCATAGACTATGCAACCAAATGCTCTAAGTTTGTTGAGATCTGGTGGGTGTTCCGACCAAACTTCTTCAGGTGTTTTCATATCTAACGCAGTCGAAAGACATATGTTTATCAGATATGTTGTAGTCAAAATAGCCTCTGCCCAAAACACTTTCTTTAACTCAACACTAGTCAACATGCATCTAACTCTTTCCAAAATGGTTCGGTTAAACCTTTAagccaaaccattttgttggggagtaccTGCAGTAGTTATGTGTCTTGCAATACTAGAGGCTACGCAAAATCTGTCAAATGCCTCATTGTAAAATTCAAGGCCATTATCGAttctcaacctcttgacctttctgCCAGTATGATTTTCGACtagagtcttccaacttttgaagttctcaaaAGTTTCATACTTAGTCTTTTGGATGAATACCCATAATTTTATTGAATAATCATaaactatggatagaaaataccttACTCCTGAATGTTATGGACACCTTGTAGGCCCCCAAAGATCAGCATGGATGTAATCAAGagatccatgtgttctttgtttacCTTTATTGAACACATGGATTTTGTCTCCACCAAGTAGATTTTATCTCCACCATGTGTTCTTTCCAAGTACACAGGGTTCACAAAACTTCATCTTTTCGACTTTATCTCCACCAAGTAGATTTTATTTCTGCAATTCGACCAGACCCCTTTCACTGACATGACCCAATCTCATGTGTCAAATTTTTGTCTTCTATAAAGGTTTCGTGGATGCAACATCTGCAAAACCACTGACAACTTCAACCTCAAGGGTATACAAACCTTGTTTCTTAATGCCTCCtaagacttccttcgaccccttcatGACTTTTAGAATACTTTTCTCTCCTTTGAAAATatatcctttcttgtcgaattcactgagagaaatcaaatttctcttcaaattaggtacatacctgacttcagtcaacaaccttattgactcatcatggagcttgaatctcatAGATCCAACACCTACAATCTTGCAAGCTTTATTTTTTTCAAGCAATACATATCCACCATCTTGATTACATGGTTCCTCGAACAAGTCTTTGTTTAGAGTCATGTTCTAAGTGCAACATGAATCCATAATTCACTATTTACTTGAGTCGCCTTTTGAAACCACAAGAACATCAGATGAGTCGAAATCATCTTGAATAATGGTTGCGTTGCCATTATCCTTACCTTCATGATCTTTCAGGCGTTTAGGGAACACATTTCTTGTATGACCCTCATTCTTACAATGATAACATCGAATACCAGATGCATCACCACTATATGATTTTTGCTTATTTTTAcccttcttcttgtcgaacttgcCATCTCTCTTTGTGAATTTCTCCTTAACTGACATGCTTTCACCAGTAGAATATGGCTTGTGCTCCTTTCGTTCGTTCAAAATCTTAGAATACAAGGTTGGTAGAACTTCGTCAAAGGTCATAGACTCTTTTCCATAaaagagagtttctttgaagtgagcatgtgATTTGGGAAAAGCACACAACAAAAACAGTGTTTGATCTTCATCCTCGATCTTGACAtcgatattttcaagatcaagaatcagcTTGTTGACGCATATCCAATTGCTCATCCATaactttgtcttcactcatcttgaatgaatacagAGATTGCTTCAGGTAGAGGCGGCTGACCAACGATTTGGTCATGTACAAACTTCCGAGTTTCACCCATAACCTTGACGCCGTCGTCTCCTTCGAAACCCGTTgaagaaccttatcaccaaggctcaatacGATGGCGTTGTGAGCTTTCTCTACCATAGTCATTTTTTCTTTGTCTGTTAACACAGTGTCCATGGCTTCGGCTCCCTATAACACTTCTAAACAACCATGCTGAACCAATAAGGCTttcatcttcaagcgccacagGCCAAAATCGTTCACTCTAgtgaacttttcaatctcatactttgttgaaAACATCTTCTCCACACTCACCGCACCCAATCTGTTATAAAAATGATTCCGAAATAAAAATATAAACGGTTTTTTGATCGGcaagaaacccacaagggtagaaaagaGAGAAGCAAGAAGAACACAACAAATTGGTTATAAAATACtattctttattttctttttgaaaCAAGATTGGAAGTGTTACAGACTAACAAATAACCTCTCCCACCCTAATTATGATTTGCGTTATACAACGATAAGAGACTAACTTATAACATATTACTTTTAATAATGATTCCTTCAATAATAACATATACATTACAATAAATACATAATAATTATTTTATATCAGTGATTGTGAACTAACTTATAACAAAACTAAGTAACTAATAAATATCTTTGACCAAATAGAAGAACTAACTCTCTAAATGTGGTATTTCATCTTATTCAATGTGTCCCAACTACATGTTTTAATGTTATTCAATGTTGTTTATAATTTTTGTTCATTGTTTGGTATacttattttaataaaataataatttttgttATTCAATGTTATTTATAATATTTGTTCATTGTTTTGTCCTAtctccgttttttattataaatctttttagaaaaatattttgtaccacaatataagtcattttataatatttaatattatttttctattatatctttaaatatttattattctctctcctTTCAATTATGTCAATTTATCTTTTTAATAGCATTAATGAAAGACAATTTTGTAAAATCATTCATAATTTCTCTTTCCCATatcataattattatattttttaatacGTATGAAAAATCAAgaacgacttataataaaaaacggagaGAATACACTATTTTTAATTTTCAATGCACCATTGCATAAACTAATATAAAATCTTactatttaaattttttaatcgTTAGCATTTATCTTTTTAATAAAATATGAACATCGAACATAATGGATACCATGCTAGTGTTTGAAAAGGACATATAATTTATAGTATTGTCAAAATTATGAGATACTGTGATTCAGGTATGAAAATGAGCTATCAGTAGTGTTGCTTGTCTCACCCTCACTTAAAATAAATCCGCattaaagaaaaaaaaaatatgcATGTGTTAAATTCCAAGATCCAAGAAACGTCTTGAAATCATTTTGATTTAGATGGAAACCAACCAATATGACACGACAGGGACATGCCATGTGGAGTTTTTTGACACACCTTTCAAATGCATTTTGCTAACATGAATTCATAGTGTACTTTCATGCTAGTATAATCTGCGAATCTTTTACTCATATATCtcatatttttttaaaaattcttAAAATAATCTAGttttcaaataaatttttaatcTAAGCGTCAGATTAATTGATGTTTATCCTTAACTTTTAAGAGGGATCACCAATTAAATTGACAACAACACATGATACTATCAATCTAATTGACGTCCATGTGTATAAAATGAGAGGAAACGTCAATTGGTCTGACGCCTCAGTGTAATGTGCAATTTGTTTTATAAATAGAGACgttgtgtgattcatttttccacatctcttttcgtcatattgcaaacatgtttgaTGTTCGTCGCCGCTATGAAAAAATGATTTATTCGAGAGATAAGTCTCCGATGTTGATTCTCTTCTGGAACATTTATCGTTTCGATCAACTaaagaggg encodes:
- the LOC127127220 gene encoding AT-hook motif nuclear-localized protein 7, translated to MEGREGSSTGVTVIGAEAPSAYHMVPRSEVPPSQHGPVSESGGGAIGVSPVSLVMDGGAIKKKRGRPRKYGSDGSVSAVALSPLPISSSGPFSSEFSSGKQGKPKGMEFKQSKKVGGDPFGDSVGTNFMPHIITVNAGEDITMKVISFSQQGPRAICILSASGVISNVTLRQPDSSGGTLTYEGRFEILSLSGSFMPTESQGTRSRSGGMSVSLSSPDGRVVGGGVAGLLVAASPVQVVVGSFLPSNQQDQKPKKPKSDYSAATLTAPIAVSSAPPPTNGEREDVMCGGHLVQNSGTLNSNLTSPSAFRRENWVNMHSMPDSLKSATDINISLPDN